CGCAGTAAGAAAAGGCTATAGTGGCGTGGGAATTGCGTCCAAAATCAAACCTTCTCATATTGAATACGGATGCGGAATAGAAAGCTATGATAATGAAGGCAGAATTATACGCGCAGATTTTGACGGTTACTCTGTTATTTCCGTGTATGTTCCTTCTGCCAGCAATATTGAAAGACTGGATTTTAAAATGCAATTCTGTCATGATTTTCTGGCTTATATCAAGGAATTAAGAAAAACCATTCCGAATCTTATTATTTCGGGAGATTTTAATATCTGTCATCAGGCGATTGACATTCATGATCCGGTTCGCTTAAAGAATGTTTCAGGCTTTCTTCCGATGGAAAGGGAATGGATGACCAGTTTTATAGAGGAATGCGAGCTGATTGACAGTTTCAGGTTTTTCAATAATGAACCGGACAATTACACCTGGTGGAGTTACAGGCAAAATGCAAGAGCCAATAATAAGGGCTGGAGACTGGATTATAATTTTGCTACTTATTCTTTAAAAGATAAGCTTTCGCGTGCTGTGATTTTAAAAGAAGCCGTACACTCTGACCACTGCCCTGCTCTTCTGGAGCTTGATGTATAAAACAAGGAATAAGGTTACATACAAAAAGCCAGCTGAATCAGCTGGCTTTATTAATTTAAATCATAAATTTAGTCGACAATTTCATATTCAACCGGAATTGTACCGTGATCGATATCTCCGATTTCATCGAACGCTGCTTTAGAAATATCTAAAGCTCTTGACGCATGGAAAGGTCCTCTATCATTAATCTTCACTATTACCTGTTTTCCATTGTTCAAATTGGTAACTCTAACGTTAGTCCCAAAAGGAAGCGTTCTGTTTGCAGCGGTAAACTTTGAATTATCAAAGATCTCTCCGCTTGCTGTTTTTCTACCATTAAACTTATCGTGGTAGTACGATGCATAACTTGTTTTTTTCGCATCTGAGGCATTATTCGTAAATGAATAAACTCCTAAGGTTGAAATCATCATTATGATTACGAGAATGAATCTTTTCATCATCTTGAATTTTATTGGTTTTGACGGAGCAAAAGTATCAGGAATCTTTTAAAGTCCATAAGCGATTTGTTAAAAACCGTTAACTAAAACCAAAATATATGTTAACAATCTCTGTAACTTCCTATGATTAGGTCTTTTAAACAACACTGTTAAAAAATGTTAAAAAAAATACCAAAACGTTAATTTAATTAACTAATTCATGCATAATTTCAAAAAACAATATTTTTAAATAGTTGAAAATCAATAATTTATAAAACAGCCGGAAAAGTAAAATAAAAAAATATAAAAAGCACTGATGCCGATTATGTTAAATTTTAAGTTCATTCATAGGTCTCTCAAAATCTAGGCGAAACAGCATTATCACAAGGGATCAGAGCAGGATAGCCTTTCAAGAGCCTGTTCTTTTTGACAGTTTTAGGTCTAAATTTAACAGGTTACAACCATTCTATTTTATATATTTAATTCTTTTTCAGGAATATATTCGAATTGGTTCATTTAAAACTATCGTCATTCTGACCAACTTATTCATCTGCTTATAGATCTTTTTAGGCTGATCAAAGATAATATGTAGGATTAAAATTTCCATCTTATGGTTATATATCTTTTAATTGATGCTGTTTAGTCAAAATAGAAACCCAATCAATCCAATTGCTTAGGAAAGTCGGGAGGGGCTCCCTTTTATATAAAGCATTGTTTAGGAGCTACAAATATCCCATAGCATCAAAATGTGTTTAGATTCCCTAAGTCGTGCTACCGATAACACAGATGCACTAATTTACATCCAATAAAAATGGACTATATAAAGTTGGGGCAAATAATTTTTTATTAATCACTAAGAGATCAATAAAGCTGCTTCGCTTCTCTTTGAAATACAGGCTCTTTTTTATTGCTTTGTTAAGTTTACCCTTACTTAAGAACTACGGTCTAATAACCTCTCTAAAACAAAAAAACCAATGAGCTGCCTCATTGGTTTTTATATATATCATTACTATTGATTACTTAGTATACTCTACAATATAATCATAACTTCCTGAAGGATATACTACAGACATACTAGGAGCTCCTGTAACGAAGTTTCCTGTTGTTTTGTCATAAGAATATACGCTATTTGCATAAACATTATTCGTTCCTGCCTGGAAAATAGTTATTCTGTATAAGCTTCCTGTAGATGGGATTACAATAGCTCCTGACGGGAAAGTAGGTGCTGTTGATGTTCCGTTAGCACTAAATGTACCTTTTCTTGCATATACCGGAGATGCAGCAATTGAAGTATTGGTTAACGTTTCAGCTGTAGTGATATTCACTTTCGGATCTCCTGCGATTGGTAACCATCTCCCTGTTGAAGTCGCATAGCTGTTAGCTGCGCCACCCGTAGGATTAGAGAAATAATAGTATCCAGGAGTAACAGCCTGTCCTCCAACACCAGAACCTGAACTAGGAGTATTACCTGTAGCAGAGTTATACACAATCATCCCATCATAAGCAGTAGGGAAAACTCCAGCATTTGTTGTTTGGGTAGTAAATACAAACGTTGTAAGGTTTGTTCTAGGGAAAACAATTCCTTTACCATTACCCACAGAACCATTAAATAAAGGAGCAGACGCATCCAAGAATGCAGATTGTCCAGGAATAGTATTGCTAATTACGTTATTCGATTTAATCTGAGCAAAAGAACTTGCAGATGCAACGATTGCTGAGAACAATATGGTTTTAATATATAGTTTCATAATGTGTCCTTATTTTAAATTAATTATAATGAATTTAAGCTGTACCAGTTATTTCCATCACAAATATATTCCATAGCAACTCCGTTACCAAGAGGGGCTCCGGCAGATGTAGAATGAATTCCGGTTACACTAAATCCTGTACCATCAGACACAGCATTGATAAACATAATACTTTTTCCATTTGTCTTTGTAAGCGTAGACAGATCAAATGTAGTATTACTGGTTACTACAATAGCATTACCTAAATCAGCATCAGAAATTGTATTTCCTGTTTGTGTTCTTACAGTTCTACCTGTTGGCACAACTGCTCCACCACCGATAGGTTTCCATTCAGGAACTACATTATCGAAGTAGTAAAATCCAGCACCAGTAATTTTAGCTCTTCTTGAACCTGATCCTGTTCCTGAAGTAATGTAAACAATTGCTCCGTTCTGAGCAGACGCGTAAGTACCGGATGTGTCATCTTTTGCAGCAAGTTCTGCAGCAGTCATTCGGGGAACTAATAATGCATCGGGTCTAGAATTATCTGCAGTATTGGCTGCTACATCCAATGTTGCTGAAGGTGTGGTGGTATTAATACCTACACGGCCCTGCTGTGCTTGGGAAAACGCCGAAAGGCAAACGAGCATTGTCGCTGTTAATAAAAATTTTTTCATAAGTTTTTAAAGATTTTAATTACATTATTTTCCATCAATATTTCCAAATGGAAGATGCATCCCAACTTGTGCCCAACGTCTAGCCTGTTTAACAATTACTTTAACTAACTGTATATCAACCTATATTATGAGTTACCGTATGAAAGCATTTGATTTTAAAATATTGCTTTATTGCGCAAATTTAAGACATAATTTTCTAATTTATACATTTTATATAAAAAAAATAAATTATATATCTATCAAACAAGTACAATTTACTATAAAACAACAAATTACAAGAATTAAGTATAAATTTAAGTATGTTAAATTTTATTAATCTTTTAAGTAATTGAGCAATTGATTATTTTTCCTAAAGTATTATATTTTAATTAATTAAATAAGTTCTCCGTAGAGGTCAAATTCTTCCGCAGAAGTTATTTTTACCATCGCAAATTCACCTATAGAAATATAAGTATCTTCTGCAGAAACCAGAACTGTATTATCTACATCAGGAGAGTCATATTCTGTTCTTCCAATGAAATAGTTTCCTTCTTTTCTGTCAAAAATACATTTAAAGGTTTTTCCTATTTTTTCCTGATTTTTTTCCCAAGAAATCTGTGACTGAACTTCCATGATTTCTTCTACGCGCGCTTCTTTTACTTCCTGTGGAATATCATCCTCCAGCACATAAGCACCCGTATTTTCTTCATGGGAGTAGGTAAAACATCCAAGTCTGTCAAATTTTTGTTCTTTTACCCAATCTTTCAGCTCCTGGAATCTTTCTTCTGTTTCTCCGGGGTATCCTACGATCAATGTTGTTCTGATCGCCATATCCGGAACTTTTTCTCT
This region of Chryseobacterium vaccae genomic DNA includes:
- a CDS encoding septal ring lytic transglycosylase RlpA family protein, with the translated sequence MMKRFILVIIMMISTLGVYSFTNNASDAKKTSYASYYHDKFNGRKTASGEIFDNSKFTAANRTLPFGTNVRVTNLNNGKQVIVKINDRGPFHASRALDISKAAFDEIGDIDHGTIPVEYEIVD
- a CDS encoding exodeoxyribonuclease III, producing the protein MKLITYNVNGIRAAFTKDFLGWLKTADPDIICIQESKAGNDQIDIESLEKLGYHSYWHSAVRKGYSGVGIASKIKPSHIEYGCGIESYDNEGRIIRADFDGYSVISVYVPSASNIERLDFKMQFCHDFLAYIKELRKTIPNLIISGDFNICHQAIDIHDPVRLKNVSGFLPMEREWMTSFIEECELIDSFRFFNNEPDNYTWWSYRQNARANNKGWRLDYNFATYSLKDKLSRAVILKEAVHSDHCPALLELDV